The Nostoc cf. commune SO-36 genomic sequence GGGGATGCGTCCGCCTTTTTCTGGTTCTAAAGAGCGCAGTTTCCGAATCAGCATATAACCATCTTGTCCTGACATCCCGATATCGCTAATCAGAATATCTGGTTTTGCTTGTTCAAGTACTGCTAGCGCTTCATCAACTGATGCTACCGCAGTGGCAAAAGCCCCATACTCCTCAAACATAAAACTGAGAAAGTTACGGGTATCCGCCTCATCATCTACAACTAACACTCTTAATCCAGCAAGGGGCGTAGATGCTACAGGGGAGGAACTTTTTCCTGTTGCTTCTCTATTCCCCCTATTGTCTTGTAGCAGTGGTAGTCTCACAGTAAAAGTTGCTCCTTGTCCAGTGCCTGAACTTTGGGCAAAGATTGTACCTTTGTGCAGTTCCACTAAATGACGAACGATCGCTAATCCTAGTCCTAATCCGTTGTGCGATCGCGTTGTGGTACTGTCTGCTTGCCGAAAACGCTCAAATACTTTGGGTAAAAACTCGGAACTAATACCAATGCCTGTATCGATAACTTCAATTTGGGCGTACTGAGATTTTAAATTTTGAATTTGGGATTGTACATTACTGCTTTCATCAGTGTTTGAAGAGGCTAAATTTTTACCATCAGATCCCAATCCCAAACCGTTTGACTGAGGGCTGACGCTGAAGTCTGAAATCGAAAATCCACAATGCTTTGATAGCCTAACCTCTACCCTACCACCTTTAGGAGTAAACTTAATGGCGTTAGTTAGTAGGTTCCAGACAACTTGCTGTAAACGGGCTGGATCGCCATATACTGATCCTAGCGAAGTATCCAGGACAGTATTTAACTTAATATCTTTCGGTTCTGCGAGGGGACGAACTGCCTCTAAGGCTGCCTCCGTTACCGTGAGCAGATTCACCGCAGATACATTTAACCGCAACTGACCACGGATAATCCGGGATACATCCAAGATATCCTCAATTAGTTGCATCTGAGACATCGCGTTGCGTTCGATCGCTTCCAAGGCGCGAGAAGTGGCTTTTTCGTCAAGTTTCTTGGCGCGGAGGATTTTTGACCAGCCCAGCATTGAGGTGAGAGGTGTGCGGAGTTCGTGGGAAAGAACAGCAAGAAACTCATCTTTCATCCGATTTGCTGCTTCTGCTTCCTGTCTTGCCGTCTGTTCTCGAATCACTTGAGCGCGGACTTCTTCTGCTTGTTTGCGTTCGGTAATATCCTCAAGAGTGCCTACATATCCCAGTAATTCCCCTTGACCGGAAAGCATCGGTGATGAGCGAACTTGAACCCAATGGACGCTACCGTGAGCAGTTTGAAAGCGAAATTCTTCCGAGTAGTCCCGACCTTCACAAATGTAAGCAGACCAACTAGCGATCGCTCGTTCTCTGTCTTCTGGATGAACAGATTCTAGCCATCTTTTTTCTAAACTTTCTGCCGCTTTTAAACCACAAATTGCCTGATAGCGAGGATTTGTATATCTACATCCTCCTTCAGTATCAATTTCAAAAATGCCAACGGGTGAGCAAGTACTTAGCGATCGCAATCGTTCTTCACTTTGCCTGAGTTCTGTATTTACAGCTACTAACTGCGCTGCTTGTTGCTTGACGGCTTCTGTTTTCTTAAAAAGTTCTACGAATACTGTGACTTTAGAAGTCAAAATATTGGGGTCTAGTGGTTTGAGTAAATAATCTACTGCACCCAAGGCATAGCCTTTAAATAGCATTTGGTCGCTGCTGCTAAAGGCGGTGAGAAAGATAATTGGAGTGTGACGCGATCGCCCCCGATTGCGAATTAAGGTAGCAGTTTCAAAGCCATCCATCCCAGGCATTTGCACATCAAGCAAAATAACTGCAAAGTCTTGATGCAGCAGACACCGCAAAGCTTCTTCCCCAGAAGTAGCTCTCACTAGATTCTCCCCTAGTTTTTCTAGGATTGCCTCTAGTGCCAGCAAATTTTCTAGTTTATCATCCACTAGGAGGATGTTTACTTTGGGTTCCATCTGCATCGGTTTCTTTCTATGATGAATAACAAAGCTTGACCATCTGGGAAGCAATGTTTGAGAGTGTCAAAATCCAGTCTACTGTAACAGCAGAAATTGCGGCCTTTGGCATAACGTCGCTCTCAGCTGTGGCAGGTTCTTGTACAATAGTAGTTCCTCCCCGCGCTTTTATTTTCTTGAGACCTTGCATACCATCTTGGTTTGCTCCTGTCAATATTACACCAATAACTTGCTCTGTGTAGACATCGGCTGCCGACTCAAACAGCACATCAATAGATGGTCTGGCATAAGAAACAGGTTCATCAGTTGAGAGGGCAAAATGACCTGGTTCAACTAGTAAGTGATAATCTGCTGGGGCTATGTAGATATATCCTGATAGTATTTCGTCCTTGTCTTCCACTTCTCGAATTTTCAACAAAGTGGATTGTTGTAATAAATCCTGGAGTGTGTTAGTTGACTCTTTATGACGGTGTTGGACGATCGCGATCGGCACAGGGAAATCTACTGGTAAATTCCCTAGGACAATTTTTAATGCTGATAATCCGCCTAAAGAAGTACCAATTACCACAATTTTAAACGACACTTATTTCGCCCTCACACCTATGAATGGGGGTTATATAAATAGCAAAGGGAATTTCATACTGAATCAGTCAGTATTTTCTTGCTTCTTTGCTCTTACCAGTAACCCATGTTTAGGTGCAAAAATCATTGCTATAACAAACAACAAGGTTTGTAACACTACTATACAACCCCCAGTTGCACCATCGATATGATAGCTGATGTAAGTGCCCATAACACTAGAAAATACTCCAGATGCCATTGAAATTAGTATCATCTGGTCAAAACGGTCTGTTAATAAATAAGCCGTTGCTCCCGGAGTTACTAACATAGCTACAACCAGAATAATTCCCACTGTCTGGAGTCCGGCGACAGCAGTTAACGAGAGTAATGATAGTAAAATATAGTGCAGCGCTCCTGTGTTCAAGCCAATGGAACGTGCGTGAGTGGGGTCAAAACAAAATAATAGTAAGTCTTTGCGTAAGATAGCTATTGTTATTAAAGTAATCCCGCTAATAATCACCGTTTGGATAATGTCTTCATTAGAAATACCTAAAACATTGCCAAACAAAATATGTGTCAAGTCTACGCTGCTGGGAGTTTTGGAAACTAGTACCAAACCCAGAGCAAAAAATCCTGTAAATACAAGTCCAATGACAGTATCTTCTTTAATCCTTGTCTTCGCTTTGATATAACCGATCGCAATAACTGAACCCACTCCAAAGACAAAAGCACCCACAGCAAAAGGGATATTTAAAACATAAGCAATTACAACCCCAGGCATTACCGCATGAGAAACAGCATCTCCCATTAATGCCCAACCTTTAAGGGTCATAAAACAAGATAAAACAGAACAAACCACCCCAACTAAGGCACTTACACAAATTGCCTTCACCATGAATTCATGCTGTAGGGGTGTAGTGAACCAGTCTAATAATGCGAGAGTATTCATATTTTTATAACTTTAATCCAAGCAATATCAATTAAAAATTCTCAATCAATGAGATTCACCTTGATTTCCACGGATTATCTGACTTTTGCCGAGAGATAAATCTCCCAGAGAACCGCCAAAAGTCCGTGAGAGATTTTCTTCTGTGAAGACTTCTGATGTATCACCATAAGCTAAAATAGTACGATTAATGAGTACTACTTGATCACAGAAAGTAGTGATAGATGCTAAATCATGGGTAGAAATTAAAATTGTATGACCTTCCTCTCGCAATTCCAGCAATAAATCAATCATCGCTTTTTCTGTTTTAATATCTACCCCAGTGAAAGGTTCATCTAATAGTAAAACTGTTCCCTGTTGTGCTAAAGCACGGGCGAGAAAGGCACGTTTTTTCTGTCCACCTGAGAGTTCTCCAATTTGGCGATCGCGCATTGACCACATTTGCATCCTTTCCAAACTCTCCCGCACCACTAAGCGATCGTTCGCCGATGGAATTCGTAGTATATTCATGTATCCGTAGCGTCCCATCATCACCACATCATGGACACTTACTGGAAAATTCCAGTCCACCTCTTCCGACTGGGGTACGTAAGCCACCAAGCTTTTTTTCTGCACAGTTTTTATCGGTAAACCATTAATCAAAACCTTTCCTGTGACTGGCTTCAAAAAACCCATAATTGCTTTAAATAGGGTTGATTTACCGCTACCATTCATCCCCACCAAACCACTGATTGAACCTGCTTGAATTTGCAAAAAAGCACCATGTAAAGCAACTTTGCCGTGGTAAGCAACTGTCAAATTTTCGACATCAATGCTAATGGATTTCATTAAAAATCACCTCTAAAATTAATTAATAGTTTGTAGTGAGCAGCTTCAGCCCTCTTTCCAAAGACGTAACGTTTTCCAGAGAACAAAATAAGACTAAATTCGTTACTACAAGCTTATTTTCAATAGTTAGATTTATTCTTGCATACTTGCTCACTTTTCCTCTAATCCCTGAGTTAGAGTATTAATATTACCTTCTAACAACTTGAGATAAGTTGGTGCTGGCCCATCTGCTGGAGATAGAGAATCAACGTAAAACACTCCACCAAACCTTGCTCCTGATTCTCTAGCTACCTGACGTTGCGCTCCATCGTTTACTGTACTTTCACAGAAAACTACAGGTATTTTATTTTTTTTAACTATATCAATGACTTTTTCTAGCTGTTTGGGAGTAGCTTGCTGTTCAGAATTGACCGCCCAGAGATAAGCTTCTTTCAAGCCATAATCGCGGGTAAGGTATGAAAATGCGCCTTCACAGCTTACTATGTAGCGCTTGTCTGCTGGAACTACCGAAACAGCTTTTCGCAGTTTCTCATCAACTTCCTTAATCTTTTGACTGTATACTTTGGCATTGGTATTATAACTCTCTGCATTCGCTGAGTCTAAATTAACCAATGCCTTGCGAATATTCTCTACGTAAGTCAAGGCGTTTTGTGGTGACATCCAAGCATGGGGATTAGGCTTTCCTTTGTAAGCATCCTCCGCAATTTCTACAGGTTTAATTCCCTCAGTTAGGGTAATGTGAGGCACTTTGGGGACGCTGTTATATAACTTTTGTGCCCAACGCTCTAAATTCAGACCATTATTCAAAATTATGTCTGCTTTTTGCGCCCTCACCAAATCGCTAGGAGTTGGTTCGTAACCATGAATTTCTGTCCTGGTTTAGTGATAGATTCGACAATCGCCTTGTCTCCCGCCACGTTTTGCGCCATATCTGCAATGACTGTAAAGGTGGTAAGAACTACTTTTTTATCTAGCTTGGTAGTAGTTGTGCCTGGATTTGAACTTAACTGTGGTTGAGAGTTAGAGGTTGCGCCACATCCACCCAAACATAGACTTAATAGCAGCCCAGATGCTATAGCCAATTTTTGCCCGTACTGCGGTAGTTGCATCTTAAAATTATTGATATTAAATCTCATTATAGCAATTTCATAATCTTCTCACTTTTGTCTCACTTTAGCAGAAGCAAGATAAAACTGAAAGAATTATGATAATTTTCTAAGAAGTAAAAAGCGAACCTGTGGCAATCCACTGTATTTCTAGATTTTGACTTACTTGGTTCGACACTTTTATGTGTTAATTTTTGACTCTTGTCATTTTAAGGGGCATTTTGAACAGTTCAAATAATTTTGTTGTTTGCATCACAAACAAATATTTGATGATTGTGAAATACTTTACAGACAAATCTTGTATTTAGGTTTTGTAGTATTTAAATTATTGCAAAAATAAATACATTGTAGAAATATTTATTTGTTAGCTAACTAACTGTTAAAAGTTTAATATTTATTGTTTTGACAATTCATAAAAATTTACTTAAGCTAAAGGATAGGTTAAGCAAATCAACAAACAACAGCAATTTGATTTAGCTACATCAAGAATTGCTGTTGTAGACTATCCGCATGAGGGAATGAATCGAAATCCAAATTATTCCATGTAGGCAATTAAACCTGATTTTGCTACAAAAAGCTAAGACAAGATTAAGCGTATTGCACAGCGCATAAATTGAACAGATTCCAGTCAATTATCGATGGATACTTGTGGTGATGTTAGTGAGTATCGATCAATTATTGAAGTTTGACTAGTGATTTTGGATTAGGGTCTTCTGGTTTATCCTCGTCAGGGACGGAATAAATCTAAAATCCAAAATTTATTGACTAAAACACGGTAGATATGTCCAGGAGAAACAATGCTTGAGTATTTTACATCTTTGAACGACCACAATTTACCTTATCCAGATACGATTCATCCCATCGTTGTCCACTTTGTAATTGCGATGGTATTGTTTTCCTTTGTCTGTGATGTAATTGGCTATTTTACTGGCAAATCCGGTCTTTTTGAGGTGAGTTGGTGGAATATGGTAGTTGCCACGATCGCCATCTTCGTGGCCATTATTTTCGGTCAGTTTGAAGCGGGTTTAGCACAGCCTTACAGCGTAGCTAAATCGGTACTAAATTTGCATACGCTGATTGGTTGGTCACTTTCGGGAATCATCACAGCAATTACAGCTTGGCGCTATGTAATTCGTGCCCGGAATCCGCAAAAAGTACCAATTTATTACTTGGGAGCCGGACTAGTTTTAACCCTAATAGTTGGCTTACAAGTATATCTTGGAGATGAACTTGTTTGGGTGTATGGATTGCATACAGTGCCAGTTGTGGAAGCAGTAAAGGATGGTCTGTTGCAATGAACTCAGAATTAATTGATCAATTGAGCGGCTCTTTAGGCGCAAACGGATTACCTTACACCATTCCCATTCATCCCAACTTAGTCCATCTGACAATAGGTTTGTTCATCATTGGGATGACCTTTGATATTGTCGGTGTTCTGTTCCCCTTTGAAAAATGGGTCTTCAAATATTTAGCAATTACTGTGGAACGTCAGAACTTATTTGATGTTGGCTGGTACAATATGCTAGCTGCCAGCATCATCACATTTTTCACAGTCGCAGCAGGCTTTTACGAAATGCTGTTGGCAACACCACCAGCTGATATGAAAAGTGCCTGGGGATTGCAGGCAATGGAAACTATGCTTTGGCATGGTGTGGGTGGTGTGTTCTTATTAGCGCTGATTATTGTCTTGACCATCTGGAGAGGATGGCAGCGCTTGGTTTGGGCCAAACAAGAATATAAAGAGACAGATAGAGAAGTGCAATGGATCTATCTGTTGGCAGGCATAGCAATTATGTTCATTCTGTACGTCCACGGGACACTAGGGGCGCAAATGGCTGCCGAGTTTGGCGTACACAATACAGCAGATAATTTGCTGCGATCGCACCAAGACCTCAATACAACACTCAAGTAAGTTATTTGTCCTTAGTCCTTAGTCATTTGTCCTTTGACTAATACCCAATGCCCAATAACCAATGACCATGAAAATCCAGAAGATTTTAAATATTTTGACGCTGCTTACAGGCGCGATCGCAATCACTGTTATCAGTCTCTGGATCGGGCAGCAGGCTTACTCCTGGCTTCCTCCCCAAGCAGCAGCCGAATCCCTACTAATTGATGATTTGATTAGCTTCTTAGTAACCCTCGGTTCCTTCATCTTCTTGGGAGTCACAAGTACTTTAATGTATTCTGTGATCTTCCATCGGGCAGTCAAAGATGACTTCACTGACGGCCCCCCAATTGAAGGGAATATCACCTTAGAAGTTGTCTGGACAGCAATCCCAATTCTGTTAGTGTTTTGGATTGCGGGTTACAGCTATCAAGTTTACGAACAAATGGGAATTCAAGGCCCATCGGAATTAGTTCATTTGCATAATCCGCTAGCAATGCAATCGGCTCATGCAGAACCAAATGATTTACCAGCTAACGCTTTAGCAGAACCTGTAGAAAAAATCGACGTACTAGCTAAACAGTGGGCGTGGGTTTTTCATTACCCAGAAAAAGATATTACCAGTACCGAATTGCATTTACCAAGCGATCGCCGGATACGTTTAGCGCTGAAATCGCAAGACGTTCTCCACGGCTTTTATATACCTGCATTTCGCCTTAAGCAGGATATTATTCCCAACCACGCGATCGACTTTGAATTTACTCCCATCCGCGCCGGCAAGTACCGATTGACCGATTCCCAATATAGCGGTACATACTTTGCGACGATGCAGGCGAATGTGGTTGTCGAATCTCCTGAAAATTATCAGCAGTGGCTAGCACAAGCTGCAACCCAAAAGCCATCCGTAGCAAAAAATCAGGCAGCTTCTGAGTATGCCCAAACATCCCATCAATCAGTCCAAACTGGTTGGGTTACAGTTCCACCTGCTGCACCTCCTCTAGTCAATTCACCTGGTTGAAAGGAAAGTAACCATGACTAATGTTCCTATTGAAGGTATTCTTCTCCCTGATGAGAAGCATAACCACGAATCTCCAAGTAATTGGAAAGAATACTTCAGCTTTAGTACCGACCACAAGGTAATTGGTATCCAGTATCTCGTTACCTCCTTTTTCTTCTTCCTCGTCGGCGGTATCTTTGCGATGGTGATGCGGGGAGAACTGATGACACCCGAATCAGATTTAGTCGATCGCACCGTCTACAACGGTATGTTCACCATGCACGGCACTGTGATGCTGTTTTTGTGGACATTTCCCTCACTGGTTGGTTTTGCCAACTATTTAGTACCCCTAATGATTGGGGCGCGAGATATGGCATTTCCCCGCCTCAACGCCGTCGCCTTTTGGATGGTGCCAGTAGTTGGGATTTTGATGATGGGTAGCTTCTTTGTCCCTGGAGGCCCTGCCCAAGCCGGCTGGTGGTCTTACCCGCCAGTCAGTCTCCAGAATCCCACAGGTAACTTAATTAATGGTCAAGTTATCTGGTTGCTAGCAGTAGCAATATCTGGCGTATCTTCAATTATGGGGGCAGTAAATTTTGTCACCACAATTGTGAAGATGCGGGCCCCAGGAATGGGTTTCTTCAAAATGCCGTTGTTTGTCTGGACAGTATTTAGCGCCCAGATTATCCAACTATTCGGACTACCTGCATTGACAGCAGGTGCGGTAATGCTGCTACTCGACCTCACAGCAGGCACTGCCTTTTTCGACCCCGCCAAGGGTGGTAATCCAGTAATGTTTGAGCATTACTTCTGGTTCTACTCCCACCCCGCCGTTTACGTGATTATTTTGCCCATCTTCGGCATTTTCTCGGAAATCTTTCCAGTTTATTCACGTAAACCCTTATTTGGTTACAAAGTAGTTGCCGTTTCATCCATTTTGATTGCGATCGTCAGTGGTATCGTTTGGGTACACCACATGTACGTCAGTGGTACACCCGGCTGGATGCGGTTGATTTTCATGTTGACGACGATGTTTGTATCTGTCCCCACGGGAATTAAAGTATTTGCTTGGGTAGCAACTATTTGGGGCGGTAAACTGCGGCTAACTACCCCCATGCTGTTTGCCTTAGGTGCATTAATCATGTTTGTCTTTGCAGGAATCACAGGCATCATGCTTTCTTCCGTGCCCGTTGATGTCCACGTTAACAATACCTACTTTGTAGTGGGACACTTCCACTACGTCCTCTACGGAACTGTGACGATGGGCTTGTATGCTGCCATCTATCACTGGTTCCCCAAAATGACTGGGCGGATGTACTCAGAAAGCTGGGGTAAAATCCACTTCTGGTTAGCCTTCATCGGCACTAACCTCAACTTTTTGCCCATGCACCCATTAGGATTGCAAGGAATGTTACGCCGAGTTGCTTCCTACGCCCCAGAGTACACATTCTGGAATATCATCGCTAGCTTGGGCGGATTCCTCTTAGGAATGTCCACCTTGCCCTTCATTTTCAACATGGTGATTTCTTGGATGCAAGGCGAGAAAGCACCTGCTAATCCTTGGAGAGCAATCGGACTAGAGTGGTTAGTTTCTTCACCCCCCCCAGTAGAAAACTTTGAAGAAATCCCCATCATCATCTCTGAACCCTACGGCTACGGCAAATCAGAACCCTTGACAGCTAACCTCTCAGAATAACCCAGGCTATCCTACCGTATACACACAAATCTTTTAGGTTACTCCGTAACTTAGGGTAAGTTAATTTTTGCAGGTCGATGCAATAAAGGTGCAGGTCGATGCAACAAACTTGCAGGTTGATACAAAAAAGGTGCAACTCGATACAACAAACTTGCAAGTCGATGTAATAAAGGTGCAGGTCGATGCAACAAACTTGCAGGTTGATACAACAAACTTGCAGGTCAATGCAATAAAGGTAAGGTCAAAAGACTTGTGTGTATACCGTAGCGCAACAAGCTACGTCTCTTTTGCGTTTTAAATTCAACCCTCAAGCTAAAAGCAAAACTCCACCAATGGACAGTTATATCAATTCAGATGAATTGCAGCACACAGCCGCAGAACATACCCACGACGAAGAAGGCAACAAGATGTTTGGCTTCATTGTCTTCCTCCTGTCTGAAAGCGTCATTTTCTTGAGTTTTTTCGCCGGATATGCCATCTACAAAACAACAACGCCTAACTGGCTACCAGCAGGTGTTTCCGGGCTAGAAGTAAAAGAACCGACAATCAACACAGTAATTCTTGTCGCCAGTAGCTTTGTAATTTACTTAGCCGAACGCGCCCTTCAACGCCATGACTTAGTGAAATTTCGCCTATTTCTCTTGACAACAATGGCGATGGGTACTTACTTTTTGGTTGGGCAAGCGATTGAATGGAACGGCCTCGATTTTGGCTTCACCACAGGGGTATTTGGTGGGACGTTTTACCTGCTAACAGGCTTCCACGGTTTGCACGTTTTCACCGGCATTCTGTTGCAGTCGATTATTTTGGTACGTTCTTTCATCCCTGGCAACTACGACACAGGCCACTTCGGCGTGAATGCAACTTCATTGTTCTGGCACTTCGTCGATGTTATCTGGATTATTTTGTTTATCCTAATCTACGTTTGGCAGTAAAGATTGATGGGATAAAAACCCAGATAAATTATCTGGGTTGGTGTATGGGGCATTATTAATTACTTTTATGCCCCATACACCATTCACTGTAATAACTATAATTAGGTATTGGTTCAACTTTTTAAATTAACCTTTCCCTCAAACTTTGACACATCTTGATGAGATAAAAACTTTTCACTACTGTGATAACTCCTTCGCCATTGTTCGAGTTTATCTATAGATATTGATTTAGATACGACATTCACACCATTTCCTCGCCAAGCAACTTCTGAATCTGTTGTGAAAACCCCGCACTCTAATTGATCTAGCCTCATATTCCAATATTCGCTAAATCGACCTTTTAAGGTAATAACTTGCTCAAATACCTTGTTTCTATGTTTATTTCTTCTTTTTCGTTCTGTTGCTCCAGTTGCTTCTGTATCAATAAACTTAGTTTCAATTAAAAACAGGCTACCTTTAAAGGTCAGAAAGACAAAATCACACTTTCCTAAATCTGTATAATCTGAAATTGGAGACTTTTCAAATAACAGCAATTCAGCGCACGAGGGAAACAATTCTTTAATATTCAGAAATAAATAAGCTTGCAATAAAAGTTCCTTGTCATAAGGAAACAATATTACTCCTTCAAAAAATTTTTGAATGTCCTCGTGAGTTTGGGGTTGAATTCTTTTACAGTATGAGACAAATTTATGTAGCTCGTTTACAATCATCAAGTTTTAACTCCTTCCCCCATTCGCAACCTTAAGGGTATTAGCATAAAAAGATACCACTCCCTCAAGGAAATCATCATCCGCATAAGTAACTAAAAAAACGATAAAAATCCCAAGTACTTAGGGTAATTTACTGTTGACAGTTCAATAAAACTAATTTTTAAGCTGCTTTTCAGTATTGGTGGATTTATCACTCCTGGCCTCAGCTACCAGTCAGCGATTTTATATGAGCAGGAAAACTAGCATTTTGCAAAGCTTGAACGGTTATTCTAGAATCTTGTACGCAAAATTGCCAACCTAAACGAACAAGCTTACGAGAAGTTTCAGTTTGGATAATTCCAATCACTGGCATTCTTGCCTTTTCTTTGTCTACTGAATGGTCTTGCAAAATTGTTTTCAAGCGATGTAATTCTTCGATATTACCTGCTTGTTGGGGATTTAACTCGACCATCACCATTTGTACTGTTTCCACTGGTTCTGCATCTTCAAGAATAAATTGAGTTTGCTCGTCACGTCGATCTACTTTTCCCCAAATAATCAATCTAGTATCAACTTGGAGTAGCGTACTAATGCGTTCATAAGTTTTCGGAAAAACTACAGCTTCTGATTGTGTAGTTAGGTCTTCTATTTGCAGAATTGCCATCTGATCGCCTTTTTTCGTGACCACCTTTTTGACGTTATTTAACATGACAACTGCACAAAGCCTTGTATCTTCCCTTTGTTCTCCCAGTTGTGAAAGGTTAATTGGAGTCAAAAGTGGTGCTATTTGCCGTAAGGATTTCAGTGGATGATCTGATACATAAAAGCCTAGTAGTTCTTTCTCCATCTGCAACTTTTTCTGTGGGGGTAAATCTGTCACAGGTTTAGATTTAGGAGCAGTTTCAAAAGCATTATTTGCTCTTTTATTTTGAGTCGAAGAAAAGCCGTCGCCCAATAAATCAAATAGATTCCCTTGACCACTGGCTCTGTCTTTAGCGCGAGATTGTGCCCAATCATACACTAATTCTGAGTCGTTAATTAACTGTTGACGGTTGGGTTCAATTTTGTCAAAGGCTCCACAGTAAATCAGCGATTCCAGAGTTCGGCGGTTAACGGCACGTAAATCTACGCGATCGCAAAAATCAGCGAGGGACTTAAACTCTCCTGTATCATTTCTCGCCTCCAAAATACAAGCGATCGCATTTTGCCCCACGTTACGCACTGCCGAAAATCCAAACAGAATCTTTCCTGCCGTCGGCGTAAAATCAACACCAGAACGATTAATGTCTGGCGGATCTATGGAAATCCCCATATTTGTACAGTTAGTAATATATCTCTGTACCTTATCGGTATCACCACTGTTAGCCGTTAACAGTGCCGCCATATATTCCAATGGGTAATTAGCTTTTAAATATGCTGTTTGATAAGTTACATAACCGTATGCTGTTGAATGGGATTTATTGAAACAATTGGAAGCTATCAAGCCATTTTTAATCGCAAAATTATGGTCACGCTCAACCCCAATGTCATAAACATTTTGTTTGCCTAAATATTTGCGTGTGGCTATTTTGATCATCCTACCCTACCCCTAAAAAAAATTTTGCAAAATTAATTAATTGATAAAATTATGAACTTTCTAGTTTTGATAGCCCTCAGAATATAAAATTAT encodes the following:
- a CDS encoding cytochrome c oxidase subunit II, giving the protein MKIQKILNILTLLTGAIAITVISLWIGQQAYSWLPPQAAAESLLIDDLISFLVTLGSFIFLGVTSTLMYSVIFHRAVKDDFTDGPPIEGNITLEVVWTAIPILLVFWIAGYSYQVYEQMGIQGPSELVHLHNPLAMQSAHAEPNDLPANALAEPVEKIDVLAKQWAWVFHYPEKDITSTELHLPSDRRIRLALKSQDVLHGFYIPAFRLKQDIIPNHAIDFEFTPIRAGKYRLTDSQYSGTYFATMQANVVVESPENYQQWLAQAATQKPSVAKNQAASEYAQTSHQSVQTGWVTVPPAAPPLVNSPG
- the ctaD gene encoding cytochrome c oxidase subunit I; its protein translation is MTNVPIEGILLPDEKHNHESPSNWKEYFSFSTDHKVIGIQYLVTSFFFFLVGGIFAMVMRGELMTPESDLVDRTVYNGMFTMHGTVMLFLWTFPSLVGFANYLVPLMIGARDMAFPRLNAVAFWMVPVVGILMMGSFFVPGGPAQAGWWSYPPVSLQNPTGNLINGQVIWLLAVAISGVSSIMGAVNFVTTIVKMRAPGMGFFKMPLFVWTVFSAQIIQLFGLPALTAGAVMLLLDLTAGTAFFDPAKGGNPVMFEHYFWFYSHPAVYVIILPIFGIFSEIFPVYSRKPLFGYKVVAVSSILIAIVSGIVWVHHMYVSGTPGWMRLIFMLTTMFVSVPTGIKVFAWVATIWGGKLRLTTPMLFALGALIMFVFAGITGIMLSSVPVDVHVNNTYFVVGHFHYVLYGTVTMGLYAAIYHWFPKMTGRMYSESWGKIHFWLAFIGTNLNFLPMHPLGLQGMLRRVASYAPEYTFWNIIASLGGFLLGMSTLPFIFNMVISWMQGEKAPANPWRAIGLEWLVSSPPPVENFEEIPIIISEPYGYGKSEPLTANLSE
- a CDS encoding cytochrome c oxidase subunit 3 codes for the protein MDSYINSDELQHTAAEHTHDEEGNKMFGFIVFLLSESVIFLSFFAGYAIYKTTTPNWLPAGVSGLEVKEPTINTVILVASSFVIYLAERALQRHDLVKFRLFLLTTMAMGTYFLVGQAIEWNGLDFGFTTGVFGGTFYLLTGFHGLHVFTGILLQSIILVRSFIPGNYDTGHFGVNATSLFWHFVDVIWIILFILIYVWQ
- a CDS encoding helix-hairpin-helix domain-containing protein, yielding MIKIATRKYLGKQNVYDIGVERDHNFAIKNGLIASNCFNKSHSTAYGYVTYQTAYLKANYPLEYMAALLTANSGDTDKVQRYITNCTNMGISIDPPDINRSGVDFTPTAGKILFGFSAVRNVGQNAIACILEARNDTGEFKSLADFCDRVDLRAVNRRTLESLIYCGAFDKIEPNRQQLINDSELVYDWAQSRAKDRASGQGNLFDLLGDGFSSTQNKRANNAFETAPKSKPVTDLPPQKKLQMEKELLGFYVSDHPLKSLRQIAPLLTPINLSQLGEQREDTRLCAVVMLNNVKKVVTKKGDQMAILQIEDLTTQSEAVVFPKTYERISTLLQVDTRLIIWGKVDRRDEQTQFILEDAEPVETVQMVMVELNPQQAGNIEELHRLKTILQDHSVDKEKARMPVIGIIQTETSRKLVRLGWQFCVQDSRITVQALQNASFPAHIKSLTGS